A window from Frischella perrara encodes these proteins:
- a CDS encoding endonuclease V: MILAIDVYYIENRAKTVGILFEYWTDTKSDINAVISDYQDNIEPYQSGQFYRRELPCIMSLLKKIDLSSVSVIVIDGYVQLAEGKMGLGGHLYNSLNKSIPIIGVAKKPFAGNSPYLIEVVRGESKHPLYITAIGTPLEDAAANIKLMAGKYRMPDLLSFLDQQTKLFKSETVV; encoded by the coding sequence ATGATACTTGCAATTGATGTTTACTATATTGAAAATAGAGCTAAAACTGTCGGCATATTATTTGAATATTGGACGGACACAAAGTCTGATATTAATGCAGTCATTTCTGATTATCAAGATAACATTGAACCTTACCAATCTGGTCAATTTTATCGTCGTGAGTTACCCTGCATTATGTCGTTATTAAAGAAAATTGATTTATCATCTGTTTCAGTCATTGTGATTGATGGATATGTTCAGTTGGCAGAAGGAAAAATGGGTTTAGGCGGTCATCTTTATAATAGTTTAAATAAATCAATACCTATTATTGGCGTGGCTAAAAAACCTTTTGCTGGAAATAGTCCATATTTGATTGAAGTAGTTCGTGGTGAAAGTAAACATCCACTGTATATTACTGCAATAGGAACTCCATTAGAGGATGCAGCTGCAAATATAAAATTAATGGCTGGTAAATATCGCATGCCAGATTTATTAAGTTTTTTAGATCAACAAACAAAATTATTTAAGTCTGAAACCGTCGTTTAA
- a CDS encoding DUF4878 domain-containing protein, with protein sequence MKLIYKLIGVFLLAFLVTACSPDKNSTPDKVAEKFITNFYQGNGNEIKEQLYDMGENEIKLIQLMADKAKEFTQQHKGLDKVEINETVFLPDSETLASVQLKLEFKDGFLKKESVPVIKVDDKWFIKLR encoded by the coding sequence ATGAAATTAATATATAAATTAATAGGCGTTTTTTTATTAGCATTTTTAGTAACAGCATGTTCACCCGATAAAAATAGTACACCCGATAAAGTTGCTGAAAAATTTATCACTAATTTCTATCAAGGTAATGGAAATGAAATTAAGGAACAATTATATGATATGGGAGAAAATGAAATTAAATTAATCCAATTAATGGCGGATAAAGCAAAGGAATTTACTCAACAACATAAAGGATTAGATAAAGTCGAAATTAATGAAACTGTTTTTTTACCCGACTCAGAAACATTAGCTTCAGTTCAACTTAAACTAGAATTTAAAGATGGTTTTTTAAAAAAAGAAAGCGTTCCTGTAATTAAAGTCGATGATAAGTGGTTTATTAAACTAAGATAG
- the celB gene encoding PTS cellobiose transporter subunit IIC, producing the protein MNPGFVFLQKYLMTPMAKISQFKIVRAVMAAGMASVPFSIVGSMFLVFNTLPSTFTGLEGFFQDTVFRVSNLYMIANTATIGILALYFNFVVGYELTKIEADETGLKVNALNGAMLSVFAFFMTIPELVMENGYMVLLNAHDKFLYNGVHLEPFVLRLGTSGIFIAIVMAILATKLYCMCVRRNWVVKMPETVPLGVSRSFTALIPTFVIAFTVIIINGIFVYLGTDIFNIISIPFSFVTELTKSWLGVMVILFLIHALWVVGIHGASIIGAFITPIMLVNMNENISTGAQIPFAGEFNNSFAIIGGSGSTLLMTFFIAFFARSSQLKILGRASVVPAIFNINEPIIFGMPIVYNPYLALPFFLAPMAAGTLGYFAINTGFIQPIIALIPWPSPMGLGAFISTGGDYKAIFVAIFAAILALLIYLPFVKVYDSKLYKEEQSKPVTDAVME; encoded by the coding sequence ATGAATCCCGGATTTGTGTTTTTACAAAAGTATTTGATGACACCAATGGCCAAAATATCGCAATTTAAGATTGTTCGCGCGGTAATGGCGGCAGGAATGGCATCCGTTCCATTTTCAATTGTTGGCTCTATGTTTTTGGTTTTCAATACGTTACCGTCGACCTTTACTGGTCTAGAAGGTTTTTTCCAGGATACCGTTTTTAGAGTTAGTAATTTATATATGATTGCTAATACCGCAACAATTGGTATCTTAGCACTTTATTTCAATTTTGTTGTTGGGTATGAACTAACTAAAATTGAAGCAGATGAAACAGGATTAAAAGTTAATGCACTTAATGGTGCTATGCTATCTGTTTTTGCTTTCTTTATGACCATTCCTGAACTCGTTATGGAAAATGGTTATATGGTATTATTAAATGCACATGATAAATTTTTATATAATGGTGTACATTTAGAACCTTTCGTTTTACGGTTAGGTACGTCTGGTATATTCATTGCCATTGTAATGGCAATTTTGGCAACTAAACTCTATTGTATGTGTGTTAGAAGAAATTGGGTTGTTAAGATGCCAGAAACTGTACCATTAGGTGTTTCTCGCTCTTTCACTGCTTTAATTCCAACGTTTGTTATTGCCTTCACGGTAATCATTATAAATGGAATTTTCGTCTATTTAGGTACCGACATTTTTAATATAATCAGTATTCCATTCTCATTTGTGACGGAATTAACCAAGAGTTGGTTGGGTGTTATGGTTATTCTCTTTTTAATCCATGCTTTATGGGTAGTGGGTATTCATGGTGCAAGTATCATCGGTGCATTTATTACGCCAATTATGTTAGTTAATATGAATGAGAATATTAGTACAGGTGCGCAAATTCCGTTTGCCGGAGAATTCAATAATTCATTTGCCATAATTGGTGGGTCAGGTTCAACATTGTTAATGACATTTTTCATTGCATTTTTTGCTAGATCTAGCCAACTAAAAATACTTGGTCGGGCTTCAGTTGTTCCGGCAATATTCAATATTAACGAACCTATCATTTTTGGTATGCCAATTGTTTATAATCCATACTTAGCACTTCCTTTCTTTCTTGCACCTATGGCAGCAGGAACATTAGGTTATTTTGCTATTAATACAGGCTTCATTCAACCTATTATTGCCTTAATTCCTTGGCCATCTCCAATGGGATTAGGTGCTTTTATTAGTACAGGGGGAGACTACAAAGCAATTTTTGTTGCTATATTTGCAGCCATTTTAGCATTGTTAATCTATCTGCCTTTTGTCAAAGTTTATGATAGTAAACTCTACAAAGAAGAACAAAGCAAGCCAGTCACAGATGCGGTAATGGAATAA
- a CDS encoding PTS cellobiose transporter subunit IIA, protein MNEKMNSEEIQLIAFNIILHSGNAKMQIHSAFKAMREADFNTANQLLEDANQEILLAHQSQTELLQSYANGTKIEMEIIMVHAQDHLMTTMTLREMAIEMSYLYEQNHKLSATLRG, encoded by the coding sequence ATGAATGAGAAGATGAATTCCGAGGAAATTCAATTAATTGCTTTTAACATTATATTGCATAGTGGTAATGCCAAAATGCAAATTCATAGTGCATTTAAGGCGATGCGAGAAGCTGATTTTAATACTGCTAATCAACTACTTGAAGATGCTAATCAAGAAATATTATTAGCGCATCAATCACAGACCGAACTTTTACAAAGTTATGCCAATGGCACAAAGATTGAAATGGAAATTATTATGGTTCATGCACAAGATCATTTAATGACGACGATGACACTTCGTGAAATGGCCATTGAAATGTCCTATTTATATGAACAAAATCATAAATTGTCCGCCACTTTAAGAGGATAA
- a CDS encoding BglG family transcription antiterminator has translation MIKNKQRELISLLVSCQNTYKSSAKLAAELSLSDRTVRTYLKDLKSLIEKNGGVIVSKQGYGYQLEIKDRTAFNLFLIEHHFLEHKDEQANIREVSERKHYILNLLLLECQKIDVEVLSEQLFISTSQLNKDILEIKNQLQPFELTLKKNKSLIYVDGAEKAKRHFIMSYFFHEESTNFLQRLTSFNKFSDAISFDTLTIIIIDECRESQIKLSDVMMQNIVLHLSLTIKRLQLGLSIQNLNMPESTKNTLEYQVAKKIMDRVESVIGFHFPKEEQMYLTLHLMSKSNFIQQDLDSELSLSVNDLLITIQKETGYLFLKDDQLKQGLIQHLKPMIVRLEQNIKLENPLLDEIKSNNPELFALVKRYFSQLANLRKFAINDDEWGYLTLHFLASMEKLRNDQKAKVLIICATGMGSALLLKNRVESEFDERVKIVATRGYYEIGPEMLSEIDFIISSVDLSSKVFKVPVFHVSVFLTEDDVQKIRHYLSSRNMFICACKDPLSALPTLKSDDYLHHIEQVVDDLVAGNFCRCRKSQTKQQVLDHLLELLSVNETEHYKKEMIQQMQNRMVLGEIFFSSAIVVPHPAMPVGKLSKMGVAIIPDGLYWDDCYPKVYFIFIISPSIYQNPNLAMMTKAVVNLIDDLEMQNSLLKCQNFAEFKSLFIKLIEKGV, from the coding sequence ATGATAAAGAATAAACAACGTGAGTTGATTAGCTTACTAGTCAGTTGTCAAAATACCTACAAAAGCAGCGCTAAACTTGCAGCAGAATTATCATTATCTGATCGAACAGTACGTACTTATCTTAAAGACTTAAAGAGCTTAATTGAAAAAAATGGTGGTGTAATTGTTAGTAAGCAAGGATATGGATATCAATTAGAAATCAAAGATAGAACGGCCTTTAATTTATTTTTAATTGAACACCATTTTCTTGAACACAAGGATGAACAAGCAAATATACGAGAGGTCAGTGAAAGAAAACACTATATCCTCAATTTACTTTTATTAGAATGTCAAAAGATAGATGTAGAAGTCTTATCTGAACAGCTATTTATCAGTACTTCCCAACTTAATAAAGATATCTTAGAAATAAAAAATCAGTTACAACCTTTTGAACTTACACTCAAGAAAAATAAATCATTAATTTACGTTGATGGTGCCGAAAAAGCGAAGCGCCATTTTATTATGAGTTATTTTTTTCATGAAGAATCAACCAACTTTTTACAACGCCTCACCTCATTTAATAAATTTAGTGATGCAATTAGCTTTGATACTTTAACAATTATCATCATTGATGAATGTCGAGAATCTCAAATAAAACTATCCGACGTGATGATGCAAAATATTGTGTTGCATCTTTCATTAACTATTAAGCGTCTGCAATTAGGACTCTCAATTCAAAATTTAAATATGCCAGAGTCCACGAAAAACACCTTGGAATATCAAGTTGCCAAAAAGATTATGGATAGAGTGGAATCGGTAATTGGATTTCACTTTCCAAAAGAAGAACAGATGTACCTTACTTTACATCTGATGAGTAAATCAAACTTTATTCAACAAGATTTAGATTCTGAATTGAGTTTATCTGTTAATGATTTACTCATTACCATCCAAAAAGAGACGGGTTATCTCTTCTTAAAAGACGATCAATTGAAACAGGGTTTAATTCAGCATTTAAAACCGATGATAGTCCGATTAGAACAGAATATTAAACTTGAAAACCCGTTACTTGATGAAATCAAAAGTAATAATCCAGAATTATTTGCATTAGTGAAACGATATTTTAGTCAACTAGCCAATTTACGCAAATTTGCTATTAATGATGATGAATGGGGATATTTAACACTACATTTCTTAGCATCCATGGAAAAACTGAGAAACGATCAAAAGGCTAAAGTGTTAATTATTTGTGCTACAGGTATGGGTAGCGCTCTATTGCTTAAAAATCGCGTCGAAAGTGAATTTGATGAACGGGTTAAAATTGTTGCGACCCGAGGTTATTATGAAATAGGACCAGAAATGTTAAGTGAAATTGATTTCATTATTTCTTCGGTTGATTTGTCTTCGAAAGTATTTAAAGTTCCCGTATTTCATGTTTCAGTCTTTTTAACTGAAGATGATGTACAAAAGATTCGACACTATCTATCATCACGTAACATGTTCATTTGCGCTTGTAAGGATCCTTTATCCGCTTTACCTACACTAAAGTCTGATGACTATTTACATCATATTGAACAAGTTGTTGATGATTTAGTGGCGGGTAATTTCTGTCGCTGCCGTAAATCGCAAACCAAACAACAAGTTTTAGATCATTTGCTAGAACTTTTATCTGTCAACGAAACAGAGCATTATAAAAAAGAGATGATACAGCAGATGCAAAATAGAATGGTTCTAGGTGAAATATTTTTCAGTTCGGCCATTGTTGTTCCGCATCCCGCGATGCCTGTCGGTAAATTGTCTAAGATGGGCGTTGCGATTATTCCTGATGGTCTATATTGGGACGATTGTTATCCCAAAGTATATTTTATTTTTATTATTTCTCCATCCATTTACCAAAATCCAAATTTAGCCATGATGACAAAAGCGGTTGTTAATTTGATCGACGATTTAGAAATGCAGAACAGCTTGTTGAAATGTCAAAATTTTGCTGAATTCAAATCACTTTTTATCAAACTTATTGAAAAAGGAGTATAG
- a CDS encoding PTS cellobiose transporter subunit IIB, with amino-acid sequence MKKALIICAAGMSSSLMAKKVTEYFASKDKAISVDAVSATEGNNMIKNSDFSLFLISPQTMMMFDKFKKLGDEVGKPVVSIPFQAYIPIQSGIEQLAKLIDDNMK; translated from the coding sequence ATGAAAAAAGCATTAATTATTTGTGCTGCAGGTATGTCATCATCATTAATGGCAAAAAAAGTAACTGAATATTTTGCCAGTAAGGATAAAGCTATTTCAGTGGATGCAGTTTCTGCAACAGAGGGAAACAATATGATTAAGAACAGTGATTTTTCATTGTTTTTAATCAGTCCTCAAACCATGATGATGTTTGATAAGTTTAAAAAATTAGGCGATGAAGTGGGTAAACCGGTGGTTAGTATTCCTTTTCAGGCTTATATACCGATTCAATCAGGTATCGAGCAATTGGCTAAGCTAATTGATGATAATATGAAATAG